From a region of the Drosophila virilis strain 15010-1051.87 chromosome 3, Dvir_AGI_RSII-ME, whole genome shotgun sequence genome:
- the knrl gene encoding knirps-related protein: MMNQDNPYAMNQTCKVCGEPAAGFHFGAFTCEGCKSFFGRSYNNLSSISDCKNNGECIINKKNRTACKACRLKKCLMVGMSKSGSRYGRRSNWFKIHCLLQEQQQQAVAAMAAHHNSQQAGAGGNATVGGASNGCVKTMAGVSAPSAAAAALGMLGHATGGYPGLYATGPPRSKEELMMLGLDGSGDYGGIKHPSLVASPSVSSPDSHNSDSSVEVSSVRGNSLLQLGGKPNAATDGSQAGSGTAPGRPPQLRKDLAPFLPLPFPGLTSMPVMPPPAFLPPSHLLFPGYHPALYSHHQGLLKPTPEQQQQAAVAAAAVQHLFNSSNASGQRFVPQLHATAPFTGHKEEAALSPNHSNSNNNNLLPNGSRTATSSADELTKRFYLDAVLKSQQHSPPPLATKLPPHSKQDYSISALVTPNSESGRERLKSRQSNGEADDEERETATGSDKGVKEELEPGEEDQEEEDLVVSMTPPRSPAQQQPAQLVDVHTAAQDNPIDLSMKTTGSSSSSCRSSSSIKSSCQEAADAEIYSDNEAATDQATADEVLNITADDEDDEESALAELEDNSTTETVKTSIEQTHKLNNNINNNNSNTNNNNNKGNTSDNEANDSIKRKLNELMQESTNSKRLRLSSPEPPNMAVKVATSTALDLTTKV, from the coding sequence TCCTTCTTTGGCCGCTCGTACAACAATTTGTCCTCCATATCGGACTGCAAAAATAACGGCGAATGCATCATCAACAAAAAGAATCGCACGGCTTGCAAGGCCTGCCGTCTGAAGAAGTGCCTCATGGTCGGCATGTCGAAGAGTGGCTCACGCTATGGCCGACGCTCCAACTGGTTCAAGATACACTGTCTgctgcaggagcagcagcagcaggcggtcGCGGCGATGGCAGCACACCACAACAGTCAGCAGGCTGGCGCCGGAGGCAATGCCACCGTTGGAGGCGCATCCAATGGCTGTGTCAAGACCATGGCGGGCGTGTCAGCGCCTtcggccgctgctgccgcaCTGGGCATGCTGGGACATGCGACGGGCGGCTATCCGGGTCTGTATGCGACGGGACCACCGCGCAGCAAGGAGGAGTTAATGATGCTGGGACTAGATGGCAGTGGAGATTATGGCGGCATTAAGCATCCATCGCTCGTCGCTTCACCTTCGGTCAGCTCACCGGATTCGCACAACTCGGACAGTTCCGTGGAGGTGAGCAGTGTTCGTGGCAACTCGCTGTTGCAACTTGGTGGCAAGCCAAATGCTGCGACTGATGGCAGCCAAGCTGGAAGCGGCACAGCGCCGGGGCGACCGCCACAACTGCGCAAGGATTTGGCTCCGTTTTTGCCCTTACCATTTCCGGGGCTCACTTCGATGCCCGTGATGCCACCGCCTGCATTTTTGCCACCCTCGCATTTGCTCTTTCCCGGCTATCATCCTGCGCTGTATTCCCATCACCAGGGTCTGCTTAAACCCACccccgagcagcagcagcaggcggcagtcgccgctgctgcagtGCAACATTTGTTCAACTCAAGCAACGCGAGTGGGCAGCGCTTTGTGCCGCAGCTGCATGCGACGGCGCCATTTACTGGCCACAAAGAGGAGGCGGCTCTAAGTCccaaccacagcaacagcaacaacaataatttacTGCCCAATGGCAGCAGAACGGCGACAAGCTCCGCTGATGAGCTGACAAAACGTTTCTACTTGGATGCGGTGCTCAAATCACAGCAGCACAGTCCACCGCCGCTGGCGACAAAGTTGCCACCGCACAGCAAGCAGGATTACTCCATATCGGCGCTGGTCACGCCCAACTCGGAAAGCGGGAGGGAGCGTTTGAAGAGCAGGCAGAGCAACGGCGAGGCGGATGATGAAGAACGCGAAACGGCCACTGGCAGTGATAAGGGCGTTAAGGAGGAACTAGAGCCAGGAGAGGAAGATCAGGAAGAGGAAGATTTGGTGGTATCCATGACGCCGCCACGATCGCcagcccagcagcagccggcgcAATTAGTGGATGTCCATACAGCAGCGCAGGATAATCCCATTGACCTGAGCATGAAAACCACtggcagctccagctccagctgccgGAGTAGCAGCAGTATTAAGAGCAGCTGCCAGGAGGCAGCCGATGCCGAAATCTACAGTGATAACGAGGCAGCAACTGATCAAGCAACAGCTGATGAAGTCCTTAATATAACAGCAGACGACGAGGATGATGAGGAATCAGCCCTAGCTGAGCTCGAGGATAACAGCACCACGGAAACGGTTAAGACCAGCATAGAGCAAACCCACAAGCTAAACaataacataaacaacaacaatagtaataccaacaacaacaacaacaaaggcaacactAGTGATAATGAAGCTAACGATAGCATCAAACGCAAATTAAATGAGCTGATGCAGGAATCAACTAACTCGAAACGTTTGCGTCTCAGCTCGCCGGAACCACCCAACATGGCCGTTAAGGTGGCCACGTCAACGGCACTCGATTTAACCACCAAGGTTTGA